The DNA window AAGGTCAGCTGCCATCCCCGGGGAGCCTCGGCCACCCGCAACGCCACCACCTGCGGGGGCAGGCCGAAGTTCTTCACGGTCAGGACCAGCGTCTGGGTCTCGCCGGCCCGGACGGTCTGCGACGGAAACGGCGTCGAAAAGCCCAGCCCTCGAAAGCCCGCGGCGACCATCGAGGGAAACGCAGCCACGACGATCACCGCGGCCAAGACCGCCATTCGCGACAGATGCCGCATCTTCGCCCTCCTCAAAAGGTGGAAACCCCGCCGTTATGCGCACCGGGGGAGGGGCAGCCGCCCGGTGGAGAGTGCGACGTCCCTGGGATGGACGCCTTCGTGCCTAGGGAAAATTGTAGCGAACGGAGCGCTACTCGTACAGCAGGTGCTCCCGGCGCAGGCGCAGGAAGCGCGCCAACCCGGGCTGCCAGGCCCGCACGATCGCCTCCGCCGGCTCGCCGCGCTGAAGGGCCGACCGCACCTGGCCGGTCCCCCAGACCAGATCGAAGAGGGGCGGCGCGCGGCGGGACAGGCGGAACCGGAACCGGTCCCCGTGCATCCGGCGGATCTCGGCCAGGATGTAGACCGAGGTCGTGGAGGGCCGGAAGATCCTCGGGTCGGTGATGTGCAGCCGGACACCCTGGTACACTTTGCCGTTCAGCGGATAGGGAATGGCGGACGGGGTAAAGTGCACGCCCGGCAGCTGGTACCGGTTCAGCCGCTCCGCCAGGCGCGGGGCGTCGATCCACGGCGCGAGGGCGACGCGGAACCGCGATTCCGTGGCCACCCCGTTCCACACGTTGGTCCCGTCAAAGGGCCCGGTGGCCGCATAGTAGGGAGCGATATCGGGGTCGACCAGCCCCGGGGAGGGCGCGGCCCAGGGCAGCCCCGTGTCCGCCCAGATCATCCGCCGCTCCCAGCCCCGCATCGGGACCACGGTGAGGCGCGCGTTGATGCCGAAGGCGGAGTTGTAGAGGGCGGCCAGTTCGCCGAGCGTCATGCCGTGCACGTAGGGGATGGGATACAGACCGATGAACGAGGCGTACCGCGGGTCGAGGACCGGGCCGTCCACGGTCAGTCCGCCGAGGGGGTTGGGACGGTCCAGGATGACGACCGGCTTCCCCGTTTCGGCCGCCGCGCGCATGACCAGAGCCATCGTCGACGCATAGGTGAACGGCCGCACGCCGGCGTCCTGCAGGTCCACCACCAGCGTGTCGACGCGGGCCAGCATCTGGCGCGTAGGCTGAAACACGCCGCCGTACAGGCTGTAGACTGGCGTCCGGCCCCGGCTGACGGTGGGCACCCGCACGCCGGCGCCGTAACTGCCGTCGATCCCGTGCTCGGGGGCGAACAGCGCGCCGATCTCCACCTCGTCCCTGGCGGCCAGAGCGTCCATGGTGAGCCGGCCGTCGCCGGTGGTCCCGGCACTGTGGGTGACGAGTCCGATCCGCCGGCCGGCCAGCACGCCGCCGTCGGTCAGCACCACGTCGGCTCCTACCCGGACGGCGGGAGGCTGGGCCAGGATGGCCGGCGAGAGCCGCCCGGCCAGAATGATCAGGCCGATGCATACTGCAGCAATGAACCGCACGATGGTCTGGCCTCACTCCGAGGAAATCGAGACGGTCGCGTTCGTCCCCCCGCGCCGCAGGCTCCGGCCTCGGGATTATGCCCTCGTTCGCCCAGGCTCAGGCCTCTTCCTCGCAGGGTCGCCGTCCCGTCCGGTGAATCCCGCTTCGGAAGGAGGCGATCACACGGTGCGGGTGTACATCTCGGTCGATATGGAAGGGATCACCGGCGCGGCGGCGGGCAAGCACGTCCAGGCCGGGGAGAAGGACTACGACCGGTTCCGGCGGCTGATGACCCAGGAGGCCAACGCCGCTGTTGAGGGCGCCCGGGCCGCGGGCGCGACGGACGTGGTCGTCAGCGACGGCCACGGCCCCATGACCAACATCATGATCGAGGAGCTGCACCCGGGGGCCCGGCTGATCAGCGGCAGCAACAAGCTCTTCGGGCAGCTGGAAGGGATCGACCGGGGCTTCGACGCCGCATTTTTCGTCGGCTACCACCAGCGCGAGGGCGGCGGCGACGGCATCATGAACCACACCTACCTCGGACGGTTCGTCTACGAGATCCGCATGCACGGCGAGCCGGTGGACGAGGCCGCGGTGAACGCCGGCCTGGCCGGGGCGTTCAATGTTCCCGTCGCACTCGTCACCGGCGACGACCAGGTCTGCGCCGACGCCGAGCGACGCCTGCCGGGGGTGGTCACCGCTCCGGTGAAGGAAGCCCTCGACCGGTTCGTCGGCCTGAGCCTGACCCCGACGAAGGCCCAGGAACTCATCCGGGAACGCGCCCGCCAGGCGGTGGAAGCGGTGCGCGGCGGCCGCGTCAAACCCTACCGGGTGAAACTTCCCGTCACCTTCGAGGTGGACTTCAAGCGCACGTCCCCGGCGCACCTGGCCACGCTGTTCCCCGGGGTCGAACGCCGCGGGCCGCGCACCATCGCCATCACCCAGGCGGATTATGTCGCGGCCTTCAAGCTGCTGTGGGGGACCCTGATCATCGCCCTCGCGGTGTCGGAAGGACTCCTCTAGCAGCGCCCCGGACGGGAGGGGGACCGGCAGGGATCGGACGGCCGACGCGAAAGTAGTAGCGAAGAAATAGGATCACTTAGGTCTGGATTCCTCGGGAGA is part of the Armatimonadota bacterium genome and encodes:
- a CDS encoding DUF1343 domain-containing protein — encoded protein: MRFIAAVCIGLIILAGRLSPAILAQPPAVRVGADVVLTDGGVLAGRRIGLVTHSAGTTGDGRLTMDALAARDEVEIGALFAPEHGIDGSYGAGVRVPTVSRGRTPVYSLYGGVFQPTRQMLARVDTLVVDLQDAGVRPFTYASTMALVMRAAAETGKPVVILDRPNPLGGLTVDGPVLDPRYASFIGLYPIPYVHGMTLGELAALYNSAFGINARLTVVPMRGWERRMIWADTGLPWAAPSPGLVDPDIAPYYAATGPFDGTNVWNGVATESRFRVALAPWIDAPRLAERLNRYQLPGVHFTPSAIPYPLNGKVYQGVRLHITDPRIFRPSTTSVYILAEIRRMHGDRFRFRLSRRAPPLFDLVWGTGQVRSALQRGEPAEAIVRAWQPGLARFLRLRREHLLYE
- a CDS encoding M55 family metallopeptidase, with the protein product MRVYISVDMEGITGAAAGKHVQAGEKDYDRFRRLMTQEANAAVEGARAAGATDVVVSDGHGPMTNIMIEELHPGARLISGSNKLFGQLEGIDRGFDAAFFVGYHQREGGGDGIMNHTYLGRFVYEIRMHGEPVDEAAVNAGLAGAFNVPVALVTGDDQVCADAERRLPGVVTAPVKEALDRFVGLSLTPTKAQELIRERARQAVEAVRGGRVKPYRVKLPVTFEVDFKRTSPAHLATLFPGVERRGPRTIAITQADYVAAFKLLWGTLIIALAVSEGLL